The Suricata suricatta isolate VVHF042 chromosome 3, meerkat_22Aug2017_6uvM2_HiC, whole genome shotgun sequence genome contains the following window.
TGGCATCAGCATAGACAACTGTGTGCtaattaaaaaattcactttcttggggcgcctgggtggctcagtcagttaagcatcaacttcagctcaggacatgatctcacagttcgtgggttcaattcccactggagcctgcttcggattctgtgtgtgtgtctctctctctctgtccctccccactgatgctctctttctctctctcttttgaaaataaacattaattttttttttaaatttcactttctttatccatttatttattcactattcAACAGATATTGAATGAACACCTACCCCATGCCAGACACTAGTGAAGGAGCTGGAACAGAGGGTTAGCCACTCTAGACGTAGCCCCATCCTGACAGAGAGTATGATTGACACAAACAGTGGTGTCTCTGAGATTTGGGGTATAAATTTAAAGGAAGGCCTGGAATTGTTGGGTGCTAATGCCTCTCTTGAAGCAGCATCACTGTACAGATTTTGGATagtcatctttttgtttcttagttaAAATGGGACATTGGTTCTTTCAACAATGGTTTTGCTTGCACTGACTTTAAGTATCCTTATCTATAGtctcccaattctttttttttttaatgattatttattttgagagagagagagagagaaagaatgtgagcttgagcggagggaggggcagagagaaggagagagagaatcccaaactgtcAGCTCGgggtaaggtcatgacctgagccaaaatcaagagtcagacgcttaaccaactgagccacctaggcaaccctCGGTTCTCAATTCTTAAAAGATAGAAGAGGTTCTTGTCTTATTCTTCTTTCAggagacagtttttttttttttttaaatctaaagaaCCATATGTTCTATTGATTTCTAGCTTATTTACCCTCTAAGGCTCTCTGAAAATGTTTAGCCACATATTGGATATTTGGgattatttttaatctctcatTAAATCCCCTAATTTATATGTGAGccctacaagaaaaaaaagaactgaaaaagacAAGTCTCCTTTACTTCAACTGTTGGGTCTACTCCAGAATACTCTGAAAATAACCTcaagtctgttttcatttttatttaatttataattttaaatctttgtcCAATGTACTATTAAAAGAAAGGCTTCTGGAATTgtcttttattctgtattttctattttttcttgctttcttaaggcacttttttctttcattttacatggctgagttatttaaatttttccttccttccctactgcttttaaatatttttctgcagcTAAAGGACTAACAATTAATTTAACTACTTGTTACAGATCTATAACCAAGAGCAGTATCTAATAAGATCCtgaattatttaacaaatttctCCCTGACTAGGTTTAGGAAATCTTTAATTATAACTCTAATATGGCTCCagaccaggtttttttttttaagttttttttttatagtttatttatttttgagacagagagagacagagcacaagttgcggaggagccgagagagagggagacaaagaatctgaaaaaggctccaggctctgagctgtcagcacagaacctgacacagggcttgaacccataaactgcaagatcatgacctgagctgaagtctacacttaaccgactgagccacccaggcgcccccagaccaGGTTTTTAATTTAGctcctttaaaaaagaacaatttatttatgtattaaatgtttattatttatttgggggagagagaggggaggggagggccagaaacagagggagagagagcattccaagcaggatccacagtgtcagcacaaagccagcagtggggcttgatctcatgaaccatgagatcagcacctgagccataatcaagattcagacgcttaacaaactgaggcactcaggtgcccccaaaatttgatttatttaaattaaaaaacaaaagaaacaaacaacaaagtcCTCAAAACAGTTCACCCAACTTCTTTAGGACTACCAAAAGTTTAGCAATTTTCcacgtgattttttttttctagagaaaaaCCTGATAAAAGGATGATTTATATAGAAGGTCAGGTAAAGAtgagtagaaagagagagaaatgaaatgagagtGGATTTCAGAAGGTATCAGCATCTTTGAGAGAGACCAGGCTGGAGAAAGAATTTTGCTTTTTAGGCCTCAGCATACCAATTAAAATGAAGCAAACTACTGACTCTTTAGATTTCTGGAGAtcgtcttttttattttttaattctttagtgttttatttagttttgagacagagagagacagacatgagagggggaggggcagagatagagggatacagaatctgaagcaggctccaggctctgagctgtcagcacagcgccctatgcagggctcaaactcacacacagagatcatgacctgagtcgaagttgaatgtttacccaactgagccacccaggtgcccctggagatcgtcttaaatgtattaatttatcCTGGAGTTCctcttaaatgaattaatttattgattttgacaTGTTAAAAATTTCTCCATGGTGTCCATTATTTTTCTATCTCAAAGTTTTTGTCCTTTATCAGAGGCAGCATGAAAATTAGGATCACAGTGCAGCTTTATATGGGAAGCATGAGTTCTTCCAGGAGGAGGTTGCAATTTTGATGTAGAAGAACCCAAGAAAGACAAAAGAGGCTGTTTAGGAAGAGTGCAGGCCTGCAAGTGGTACCTTGGGTGCCCTTTCTAAGCAAAGGTTAGGAAAGGGCCATGCAGTCAATGACCTGATGATGTTTGACCCTGGAATATGGACTAAAAGTGACCTTTCACATGTTGACAGGACAGAGAGTGCTCATGAAAGTTTTGTAGGGGACCCAAAGCTAAGTTTGGCCAATTGCCTTTTCCTGAATTGGGCATCCGTCTAATGGGTCTTCAGCTATTATCCCTTAGGCCAACCTGGACTGGACCGATGGCTTATTGAGCCATTCCCTATGAAACACTCCCTTATACATATGTCAGAAATAAGGTGTTccagaacaaaacacaaacaccTAAGATAAGACTATATGATAGGCAAACAAAAGCCAAGGGAAAAGGAACAGCAGGGGAATAAGCAGTTTAATGACAAAAATAGTTATCCAATGGTATATCTCCCAAACTAAAGGTCTACTGACCTTATACAAAGGCCTgggtataatttataaatatatataggtaTACTTACTAGCACGTACACCTATGAACTAAAATATCAAATTACTTTGTACAAACACTGAGGTCTAATGATTTTATACAAAGACCTTGGTTATAAATCAGGTAAGTGGTGAGGAGTCAGTGAAATCACTGGAGTTCAGATTGTCACTGGAGCTGACTTAGCTGGCAGCTGATAGGAATGACAGATAGAGTCTGGGTACAGTGAACCCAGTAAGCCCATGCATTGCCTTTTGGGAAACAAGAAATTCAGAGATTGGTGTACTTTCCCAGACATAAGTGGGCTGACATCATCTATAGCAGTATATTTACTTGTTGACTGCCTGGAACTCTGATATGTATTTATGGGGTGAGTCAGTTACTGACTGGTTGACCCTCAGATGTTAGGGACTATCACTGACTGGTTGGATTTATAAAAGTATGTTAACTGAGGTGAGTTGTCATTGATTGAGCCATTGAAAAGTGATTCTGGATACCATGATTATGGGAACAATGAAACTTGTCCTAAGAATGTGTcagcttaaacattttttaaaaatatattttaaaacatttttaatgtttaatatttttgagagagagacagagagagacagagagcaagcaagagaagggcagagagagagggagacacagaatgtgaagcagtttccaggctctgagctgtcagcatagagcctgacgcagggctcgaactcaaagaccacaagatcatgacctgagctgaagttggctgcttaatggactgagccactcaggcaccccttaaaaaaattttttttatgtttatttatttttgagaaagagacagagtgtgagcggaagaggagtagagagagaaggagacatagaatctgaagcaggctccatctaggctcagcagagagcccaaagtggggcttgaactcatgaactgtgagattataacctgagccaaagtcagatgcttaactgactgagccacctaggtgccctgcaactttttaaaaaaagtttattaacttattttgagacagagagagagagagagagagccagagaggggcagaaaaacaggagagaatcccatgcaagctccacgctgtcagtgcagaacctgatgcagggcttgaactcactaacccactaactgtgggatcatgacctgagccgaaaaccaagagtcagatgcttaaccaactgagccacccaggtgcccctgtggcaactttttaatattcttacaGTTTATATCAACTATTTGTTTTCACTAGAACATAGTATAAATTGAAATTTGATATAacacaaaattacatatttacttatattaataGATCAGAGTTTTGTAAAGAGCACTGCCTAATAAATGTTTCACTATGACAAAGTTTCAGAACCATGAGATTCAACCACTAGGTTAAGGTATTTCCTAAGAGGCAAAAGGATTAGTTAGATCACTTAATCaggaaatagtttatttttggaatgaaattcattatttttaatagtcatccagcaagaaggaaaatatttggcAACATGCtgagaaaaagaacacagagaaaaagaaacagagagggtaTGTGTGGTGCGGGGGAGGGATGGGTTCAGAGAAGCAGCCTGGAACAGGAAATGCATCCCCTATTTCGTGCTTGTACTCAACAGAATCCCAGCATCTTATAATTGGTCGGGACCTCAAAGGTCATAAGACTAATCTCCCTCCAAGTTCAGAAATCTCCTTTCCAGTTCATACCATCCCTGGCAGATGACTTCCAACCTCTGCTTGCATGCTTTAAGTAATGAGGCACTTACTATACATCACCAAGAAACTCATATTTTGAGTTATTCTGATTTCTTAATGACTTAGGATCTGCTTCCTTGTATTTCTATTTGCGACTTTAAGCATTTTCAAGCTACATCAAGTAAATCTATTTTACTGACTTTGTTGGATCAATATGCCAGCACTTCAAATATTTGGAGGCAATTATTATGTGACACTATTGTAGTGTAACTTCTCTAGTGGTCTATCCAATTGTTCTGTAGGTGACAGGGTTTCTGGATTTTTGTATGCCTAAGTCACTCTGACCTAAGCAGGTTTTTGTCAAGGTGTCTCTTGAAATATAATAACAGCTCTCATTGGCTGAAAGTTTACTGTATGCCAGGTAGTGCtataagcactttacatgcattattatctcatttaatttgcaAAGCTATCTCACAAGGAAGGCACAGCTTTATAGATGGGGAAGGAACTTCACTAACTTGAAGCAGAGAATTtataagtaacttgtccaaggtctttttttttttttttttttggtccaaggTCTTAAAGCTAGCAAATGGAGGAGTCAGAATGCAAAGCTAAGCAAATCCAGGCAATCTTATTTCGCTTCTTTGGTTTCCTGCCTGCCAgattataaagtaaaacaaaacttcttCCTCGTCCTTTTTTCTTGACATTCCACTCCGACTAATAAGGTGGTAGGTTTTCTAGCAGGCCCTTATTGGCTTATATTGAGTTGGTAATCAGTGAAAATACTTAGGTCTTTTTCATATGATCTGCTGCTAGAATAAACCTTTACAATTCTGTGGCCATGCAACTGGATTTTTGGAACTAATTCTGTACTCTTATCTTCTTCCCTGTTCAGTTTCAATTGGTTAGCTTCAGTGCATGGTTCTAACCTGCTGAGTTGttttgaatcctgactctacTGTCTCAGCTTGGCATCAGCAACAGAATTGATGATAAAATTGCCAGTCAGGATAGGGCCAAGGATCATTTTGTCCCTGTGCTGGGAGAGAGACTTATGTTTGATCACAACCATAGTCTTTCAAGACCACCTCAAAACCTTGATTCTGGGACTATTAAGCAaaccctttttccttcctctcctttaccCTGAGGTTTCCCAACCTCAGCCCTATAGACATTTTGGACTGGAGAACTCTTTGTAGTGGGCAGGCGGCCTGTTGATTATGAGATGTTTAGCAGCATACCTGACTTCAAACCATTAGATACTGGTAGTGATCCCTTCCTCCTCTACCAGACAACCAGGAATGTCTCTAGACGTTTTCAAATGTCTCCTGGGCTGGGATAGGGGTGGGGAACAGGACAAACTTGCTTCTTGTTCCACTGAGTATCAGTGCTCTAACTTCATAAATAAATTACTTGAGCAATCAAGCACTTATTAAGAACCTATTATTTGCCcagaatttgaaaatttcaagGAACActaaagaggagaggaagaggaagaggaagataagGACATTGATAACAAGATTATACTTTTTCCCTGGAGGAAGAGGACTCAAGATGGGTGTTAAccaatcttttctctttctaaccTAGAGCTTCTTAACTACGATTTGAGTTGATAAGGAGGAAGGTTGGGTAAAGCTGGAGATCCAGTTAGGCATTCCTGGGAACTTGCTCTCCCTCTTCCTACCAACTAGAAAGCTGGGGCTTCATTCCTCTCCATTTTATTAAGATACAGttagaagaggggtgcctgagtggctccatcagttatgtgtccgacttcagctcaggtcatgatctcagggttcctgagttcgagccctgtgtcaggctctgtgctgacagctcagaacctggaaactgctttagattctgtcttcctctctctctgcccctcctctgcttgcttgctcatgtgctctctctctctctctaaaacaaaataaacattaaaaaatacagttataaGAAAGTTATCAGTCATAGGAGCCGCTGGTCAGGTGTGAGGTGGCAAATAGCCTTTCTGCCCTAGAACTAATCTGTATCTGCTGTTAGTGTACTGTAGCTCAGAAGTTGATTTATCTTCTGATCTTAAAATCCTAAATTTGTTGAGAGGTATGAAAATTTCTCTCCTGCCACCCCTAACGTGAAGCTAAAACAAATCCCCAGCATACTTATAAGCATGTAATATGAATATCAGTGTCCTTACCCTAACACTGAAGGAAACGCTGCCTCACCTTCAGGGTGCTGCTGTCCCCACAGTGAGCATGCCCCACCAGCATGCTCACCCTCCTTGCTGTCTGTCCTCCCCAGGGAAACATGCTCAAGGAATCAGATACTGAGATATagtataaaaagatttttatttcaaaatgcaaaacGGTGGCCActgtagtaataataacaataataataataataatatataaaaagcatttcCCCTCCTTCCACCCTAGTGCAAAATGGTAGGTGCACTAAGCTCAAAGATACATAGTTTTGGACATGTCCTCCTGCAACGCTGCACAGCAGCAAAACTCAATCCCAGACTCCTTTTGGTGGATCCGTGCGGTGATTCAGTTCTAGAAGTCAGTGGCTTCTCCGATGTTAAGTCCAAAAGTCCAAACAGCAAAGGACTCTTGCTCTCTCCCACTTGGGCCTGACCCTATGCACGCTCTCTTCTCACGCTCAGGttatctgtctcctccctctgccagcTCCCGGGGGTCCTAGGAGGCGTGCAGCCGGTTTGAGAGTGCCCGGCTGCAGAGGACGGCCTCCTGCTGCTTGCCTTTCTTTAGCAAGGCCGGAGTCTCCAGGACCTTCCGCTCCCGCTCTCGCTCCCGCACGGCCTGCAGCTCGGCCACCGCTGCCTCCTCGTCCCGCAGGCGGCTGGCGGCCGTAAAGGGGCTGCACACTGTCTCCACCAGGCCGATCACCACGCCGAAGAAGGCCAGCACGCTGCCCAGCACGTACAGCTTCACCAGCTTCCGACTGGGCTTCTGGCTCATCATCTCCCTGGCCAGCGGGATCAGCTCCTGCACCGTTTCCATCTCGGGGGCGGGGGTGACCTGCGGGAGGAGCGGCGCGGGAAAGGGGGCCGTTCAGCTACGGAAGGATGGCTCCAGCCTTCCCGAGCACCCCTCGCTCGGGTGTCCCGCAGCAAGGGGAACCCGCCCGGGACCCAGCCCAACCGCGCTCTGCCCCGCGGGGCTCACCTGGCAGGCGCGGCACGAGCAGGAGGCGGCGCGAGCAGGAGGCAGCGCGAGCGGGGGGCGGCGGCGCGGCGGCGGTCAGCGCGTCCGAGGTCCGGCCGGCCTCTGCGTTCTCCTCCTCCTCGGCAGCCGCGGCTCTTCCAGGTGAAGACTCCGCAGCTGGCACCTTGGCAGCGTCCCGGGGCCGCTTATATCTTTCCTCTGAGACCCGCCTCTCGCGCTCCCGCGGGCCCCGGGCCAGCGCAGCTCTGGCCAGAGGaaggacgggggcggggggaggaaggggaaggggaaggggaaggggctgggaggggcagggggaggggaggggaggggccggggaggcGGTGGCGAGCTGTGCACGCCTGGGCGGCGTGAGCTGCTTGCTAGTCGTAGGCAGGGGAGACCGCGGTGGGGGTGCGGGGTaggagtgaggggtggggggctgcctggAGGCAGAAGGTCTCACTCCGGGTACGCACAAGGGTGAGGAGCCGGAGCCCTGGGTAGTGTACATTTCCGACATGACTCTTCCTTAAGTAGTGGGTGGGTGCACAGCTTCCCATGTCAGGGGCGGCCCGAGCGGTACCCCTATGAGGACGAGGGTTGAGCTGGGGTGAGGGTTTCTACCTAACCGGaaaatctttagtttttattCCTAAGGGTTTTGTCTTCCCACTGGTGTGGGGATCGGAGGGGAGAAGGCAAGGGGAGGGATCCTGGTAAGGAACAGAACTGGTCTCCAAGTTCTGTGTGTGCTTGTCTTTCTTTCAGGCCTGACTGGTTCTTTTCACAGAATCTTGCATTACTAGGGCCACTTGATAGATAACTATTTATCGAGGGGGTCCTTTTATTGCAGGTTATGTGTGATAGTCTGTGCTTGCCCCTGTTTGTGTTTGCACTTCTGTGTCAGGGAACTGCTGTGAAATCCAGTGATCTGCACTCCTACTTGAGAAGTGGAGTTTGGGGGCCGAGGGGACGCGAAGGTGGAACGTGGTTATTGGTACACTTCCTCTGCTGGTCTGGAATGCAGATAGTTTATGCTCTCAATAATTATTTGCCTCTTCCCTGGGCCTGGGGGTGCAATACCACTGCGCCAGTTCAGCTTACGGAGACGGGCAGAAGGGTGAGAATAGAGGGTTTGGGCAAGAGCTAAAGAGAGTTCTTGGGGGAAGGGCGCCTGGCTGACAGAAAAGTcagcgactcttgatctcagggtcttgagtttgagtaTGATTTTTAGGAGTAGAGATGACCTAAGTCagacttaaaaagagagagagagagagcactcttGGAAGCAAGCGTGAGGAGAGTTAAGATACATTTTGGCTGGGGTGAAAACGTCATCACCTTGGGGTGTAGGGTGTAGGGTTAAAGCTTTGGTTATCCATTTACCAGAGTTAACTAGCAAGAGGGGAAAAGCAGAGGCAAGTGGGCCAAAGGGCTGCAAGCAGTGAAAGGAGAggtcaggaggaggagggggaaatcaGACTGGCCAGAAAACTGTAAAGGTCAGTGACGCAATCTTGCAACAGCCTGTCATAGGCTGCGCCCTGTGAGGAGGGACTGGGTAAAGGGCGGCTTCAGAGATCAAATGTTTGAGttcttgcaaattaaaaaaaaatttttcccatgtttttttaatttattttcgagagacagagagacagtgtgagcaggggagggttagagagagatagggagatacagaatctgaagcaagctccaggctctgagctagctgtcagcacagacagcacagctagagtccgatgcagggctcgaacccacaaaacatgagattatgtcctgagctgaagccagactcttaactgactgagccacccaggt
Protein-coding sequences here:
- the G0S2 gene encoding G0/G1 switch protein 2; protein product: METVQELIPLAREMMSQKPSRKLVKLYVLGSVLAFFGVVIGLVETVCSPFTAASRLRDEEAAVAELQAVRERERERKVLETPALLKKGKQQEAVLCSRALSNRLHAS